In Osmia bicornis bicornis chromosome 1, iOsmBic2.1, whole genome shotgun sequence, the following proteins share a genomic window:
- the LOC114875444 gene encoding programmed cell death protein 6 isoform X1 translates to MSFVSPMPSREFLWDVFQRVDKDRSGAITAEELQQALSNGTWTPFNPETVRLMIGMFDIDKNDADSSGMFDKNQKGTVSFEEFGALWKYVTDWQNCFRSFDRDNSGNIDRNELKTALINFGYRLSDQIIDTLIRKYDRAGRGTIYFDDFIQCCIVLYTLTAAFRQLDTDLDGVITIHYEQFLGMVFNLKI, encoded by the exons ATGTCTTTTGTATCACCTATGCCGAGTCGAGAATTCCTCTGGGACGTATTTCAAAG AGTCGACAAAGACAGATCTGGTGCAATTACTGCAGAAGAATTGCAGCAAGCTCTTTCAAATGGAACTTGGACACCATTTAATCCAGAAACTGTTCGTTTAATGATTG GTATGTTTGACATTGACAAAAATGATGCTGATTCCTCAGGTATGTTTGATAAAAACCAAAAAGGAACAGTCAGTTTTGAAGAATTTGGAGCTTTGTGGAAATATGTAACAGATTGGCAAAATTGCTTCAGATCATTTGATCGGGATAACAGTGGAAACATTGAtagaaatgaattaaaaacaGCTCTCATAAATTTTGGATATCGATtatcagatcaaattattGATACTCTTATACGTAAATATGACAGAGCTGGTcgtggaactatatattttgatgattttattCAGTGTTGTATAGTTCTATAT ACTCTGACTGCTGCCTTTAGACAGTTAGACACAGATTTAGATGGTGTTATTACAATCCACTATGAACAGTTCCTGGGCATGGTATTCAATCTTAAAATATAA
- the LOC114875444 gene encoding programmed cell death protein 6 isoform X2, translated as MSFVSPMPSREFLWDVFQRVDKDRSGAITAEELQQALSNGTWTPFNPETVRLMIGMFDKNQKGTVSFEEFGALWKYVTDWQNCFRSFDRDNSGNIDRNELKTALINFGYRLSDQIIDTLIRKYDRAGRGTIYFDDFIQCCIVLYTLTAAFRQLDTDLDGVITIHYEQFLGMVFNLKI; from the exons ATGTCTTTTGTATCACCTATGCCGAGTCGAGAATTCCTCTGGGACGTATTTCAAAG AGTCGACAAAGACAGATCTGGTGCAATTACTGCAGAAGAATTGCAGCAAGCTCTTTCAAATGGAACTTGGACACCATTTAATCCAGAAACTGTTCGTTTAATGATTG GTATGTTTGATAAAAACCAAAAAGGAACAGTCAGTTTTGAAGAATTTGGAGCTTTGTGGAAATATGTAACAGATTGGCAAAATTGCTTCAGATCATTTGATCGGGATAACAGTGGAAACATTGAtagaaatgaattaaaaacaGCTCTCATAAATTTTGGATATCGATtatcagatcaaattattGATACTCTTATACGTAAATATGACAGAGCTGGTcgtggaactatatattttgatgattttattCAGTGTTGTATAGTTCTATAT ACTCTGACTGCTGCCTTTAGACAGTTAGACACAGATTTAGATGGTGTTATTACAATCCACTATGAACAGTTCCTGGGCATGGTATTCAATCTTAAAATATAA
- the LOC114875443 gene encoding dolichyl-phosphate beta-glucosyltransferase has protein sequence MISLGLLLLYAIVFAIICVILFVMVLYVITEPYPKIWRHEKEKYFFNPKTGTREAFPSLYDNWNIHLSVIVPAYNEETRLPLMLDECLEYLNRRLKNGCTYEIIIVSDGSTDNTVKIAHKYALKHENIRVLELVKNRGKGGAVRLGILSARGSAILFADADGATKFEDLEKLDESLRSILGFDYMNKPDEVSSSHAVVCGSRAHLEKEETAKRTFFRLLLMHGFHFLVWFWGVRGIRDTQCGFKLITRESARTIFQALHVERWAFDVEILYIARVLDIPITEIPVHWTEIEGSKIVPFWSWLQMGRDLFFIWCKYRIGAWRIKRSKKT, from the exons atgatatcgCTGGGTCTTTTACTTCTTTATGCTATTGTATTTGCAATAATATGTGTAATTTTG TTTGTGATGGTACTGTATGTGATAACAGAACCATATCCGAAAATATGGCGacatgaaaaagaaaaatattttttcaatccAAAAACGGGAACAAGAGAAGCTTTTCCTTCTTTATATGATAATTGGAATATACATCTAAGTGTAATAGTACCTGCATACAATGAAGAAACAAGAT tGCCTCTAATGTTAGATGAATGTTTGGAATATTTAAATCGTCGATTGAAAAATGGATGTacttatgaaataattatagtTAGTGATGGAAGCACAGATAACACTGTGAAGATTGCACACAAATATGCATTAAAACATGAAAACATTAGAGTACTAGAACTTGTTAAAAATAGAGGAAAAGGTGGTGCAGTAAGACTA GGTATATTAAGTGCAAGAGGTAGTGCAATACTATTTGCAGATGCAGATGGTGCTACCAAGTTTGAAGATTTGGAAAAGTTAGACGAAAGTTTGAGAAGTATTTTAGGAT ttgattatatgaataaacCAGATGAAGTGAGTTCTTCTCATGCAGTTGTATGTGGGTCTAGAGCTCatttggaaaaagaagaaactgcCAAAAGAACCTTTTTCCGATTGCTGTTAATGCATGGATTTCATTTCTTAGTATGGTTTTGGGGTGTCAGAGGTATCAGAGATACACAATGTGGTTTCAAGCTTATAACAAGAGAATCTGCAAGAACTATATTTCAAGCCCTGCATGTTGAAAGATGGGCATTTGATGtagaaatattatatattgcaAGAGTTCTAGACATTCCTATTACTGAAATTCCTGTTCATTGGACAGAAATAGAAGGATCTAAGATAGTACCATTCTGGAGTTGGTTACAGATGGGTAGAgatctattttttatttggtGCAAGTATAGAATTGGTGCATGGAGAATAAAAAGATCCAAGAAAACATAA
- the LOC114875445 gene encoding cytochrome c oxidase subunit 12, mitochondrial-like — protein MTSNENDELDPDYRRNPINPVQVTDSTDQTKSPKKKILIEVDEDDPCLKREEVEEKPKEPEFFFTGDDPRFQQQNQTLRCYVMYTDFYRCEHILGAGSNACSWFKQVFTTICPNEWIRRMDDLRVANKLPWHGYKKQGNFPGDKYGV, from the exons ATGACTTCTAATGAAAATGATGAACTGGATCCGGATTATAGAAGAAATCCCATAAATCCGGTGCAAGTTACAGACTCAACAGATCAAACTAAAAGtccaaaaaaaaagatactTATAGAGGTAGATGAAGATGATCCATGtttgaaaagagaagaagtagaagaaaaacCAAAAGAGccagaatttttttttactggcGACGATCCAAG ATTTCAACAACAGAACCAAACGTTACGTTGTTATGTAATGTATACAGATTTCTATCGGTGTGAACATATTTTAGGGGCAGGATCAAATGCATGCAGTTGGTTTAAACAAGTTTTCACGACAATATGCCCAAACGAATGGATTCGTAGGATGGACGATCTTCGAGTTGCTAACAAATTACCTTGGCATGGATATAAAAAGCAAGGAAATTTTCCGGGTGATAAATATGGAGTTTAA
- the LOC114875454 gene encoding adenosine deaminase-like protein → MNLEAFCQSLPKLELHAHLNGSLSTNTLKKLYKMQNPNSEDCENITMNVDCFSSLGECFKVFDIAHSLTVTPEAVFQSTYETIKEFKDENVIYLELRSTPRAVDGKMTKQEYVESIIRAFQSCEADFPSILVKLLISINRKQGYIAAKENIQLAIEYFKKYSHYIVGLDLSGDPMAGEPFLKLLEKAKMAGLKISAHCAEISNETEATDILEFKPNRLGHCTCIHPNLQGSNRLFNMLLASKIPVELCLTSNVKCKTVPSYASHQFKYLYEAEHPICLATDDKGVFHTSLSREYEIAASTFSLSRKDLVNLSMSSVRYAYATSEEKNVLLSKIETFSREVCDTIN, encoded by the exons ATGAATTTAGAAGCTTTCTGTCAGTCCTTACCAAAGTTG GAACTTCATGCTCATTTGAATGGATCACTAAGTACAAATACTTTAAAAAAGTTATATAAGATGCAGAATCCTAACTCAGAGGATTGTGAAAACATAACTATGAATGTTGATTGTTTTTCATCATTAGGCGA GTGTTTTAAAGTATTTGATATAGCACATTCACTAACAGTAACACCAGAAGCTGTTTTCCAGTCTACTTATGAAACAATTAAAGAATTCAAAGATGAAAATGTGATCTATCTAGAACTCAGAAGTACACCTCGTGCTGTTGATggaaaaatgacaaaacaaGAATATGTAGAGTCTATTATAAGAGCATTTCA GAGTTGCGAGGCAGATTTTCCAAGCATACTTGTGAAGTTACTGATATCTATTAATCGTAAACAAGGATATATAGCTGCAAAGGAAAATATACAGTTGGCAatagaatatttcaagaaatatTCCCACTATATTGTAGGACTTGATCTTAGTGGAGATCCAATGGCAGGTGAaccatttttaaaattattagaaaaagcTAAAATGGCTGGTCTGAAAATTTCAGCTCATTGTGCAGag ATTTCAAATGAAACAGAAGCAACGGATATTCTTGAATTTAAACCAAATAGATTAGGACATTGTACTTGTATTCATCCTAACTTGCAAGGATCAAATCGTTTATTTAACATGCTTCTTGCCTCGAAAATTCCCGTGG aATTATGTCTAACATCGAATGTTAAATGTAAAACAGTACCATCTTATGCATCTCATCagtttaaatatttgtatgAAGCTGAACATCCTATTTGTCTTGCT ACCGACGACAAAGGTGTTTTTCATACATCTTTATCTCGAGAATATGAAATAGCCGCTTCAACATTTTCTCTATCGCGCAAAGATTTAGTGAATCTTTCTATGTCGTCCGTGCGGTACGCTTACGCGACGTCGGAGGAGAAAAACGTGCTGTTatcaaaaattgaaacattCAGTCGCGAAGTATGTGATACTATAAATTAA